The sequence AAGCGGGGCTGGCGGGCGCCCGGGAGGTGCATCTGATCGATGAGCCCGTGGCCGCGGCCATCGGCGCCGGTCTGCCGGTGACCGAGCCCGTGGGCACCATGATCGTGGACATCGGCGGCGGCACCACCGAGGTGGCGGTGCTCAGCCTCGGCGGCACGGTGCTGAGTGAATCGGTGCGCGTGGCGGGCGATGAACTCAGTGATTCGATCGGCGTGTACCTCAAGAAGGTGCACAACCTGGTGGTCGGTGAGCGCACCGCCGAGGACATCAAGATCCGGATCGGCTCGGCCTTCCCCGACGACGAGCACGACGAGACCTCCATGGACGTGCGCGGCCTGCACCTGCTCTCCGGCCTGCCCCGCACCATCAACGTGCGGGCCGGCGACATCCGCGAGGCCATGGCCGAGCCCCTCAACGTGATCGTGGAGGCCGTGAAGCGCACCCTGGAGCGCACGCCGCCGGAGCTGGCGGCCGACATCGTTGATCGCGGCATCATGCTGGCCGGCGGCGGCGCCATGGTGCGCGGCATCAGCGACCTGATCAGCCACGAGACGGGCATCCTCACCCACATCGCCGAAGACCCGCTCCTCTGTGTGGTGATGGGCTGCGGCATGGTCCTGGAGGACTACAAGCGCCTGGAGCGCGTGCTGGACACTCCTGACTTCGTGCGCATGGCGGCCTGAGCTCCATGCCGTCGGACCGCCAGCCGCGACTGCCGCCGCTGCGCCGGCTCAGGGCCTTCTGGCCCTGGGGGCTGCTGCTGCTGGCCCTGGTGGGGGTCCGTCTCAGCAAGGGAGCTGGGCTGAGCGATGCCTATGCCCTGCTGAGTCGCCCGTTCTGGCCGGGCAGTGCCCAGGGGGAATGGATCAGGTCGGCCCAGCAGCTCGACCAGCAGACCCGCCTCTCGATGCTGGAGGCGGACAACCTGCGGCTACGGGAGCTGCTTGATCTGCAGCAGGCCGGCGGCAAGGCGATTCCTGCCCCGGTGATCTCCCGCACCGCCGGTGGCTGGTGGCGCCAGCTGGTGCTCGGGCGGGGCTCCCTGCAGGGGGTGGCGCCGGGCCAGGCGGTGGTGGCCCCGGGCGGTCTGGTGGGGCGGGTGGTCAGCGTGACACCCAGCACGGCCACGGTGGCCCTGCTCACCGATTCCAGCAGCCGGGTGGGGGTGTGGGTGGCCCGGGTCCGGCGCCATGGGCTGCTGGTGGGCCTCGGCACCCCCAGGCCCGTGCTGCGCTTCATCGATCGGGATCTCACCGTGCGGCCCGGTGATGTGATCGTGACCTCCCCGGCCAGCACCCTCGTGCCCCCCAACCTCACCGTGGGAGTGGTGCAGACGGTGGATGAAGACGCGGTGCCGGCCCCGGAGGCCGTGGTGCAGCTCAGCGCCCCCCTGGACGCGGTGGACTGGGTGCAGGTGAGGCCGCAGTGAGCGGCGCCCGGGCGGAGACCGGCCGATGAGCGGCCTGGCTCGCCAGCGCTGGTGCGCCGCCACACTGCTGCTGGTGCCCCTGCTCAGCCTGGGGTCTCCGGCCCTGTTGCAGCTGGCGGGGGTGGGTCCCAGCTGGGCGGTGCTCTGGCTGCTGCCCTGGTCGCTGGTGGATGGGCCCTGGTCGGGGATGCTGGCGGGGCTGATGCTGGGCCTGATGCTCGATGCCCTGCAGCTCGGCCCTGTGAGCCAGATTCCGGCGCTGCTGT is a genomic window of Cyanobium sp. NS01 containing:
- the mreC gene encoding rod shape-determining protein MreC; this translates as MPSDRQPRLPPLRRLRAFWPWGLLLLALVGVRLSKGAGLSDAYALLSRPFWPGSAQGEWIRSAQQLDQQTRLSMLEADNLRLRELLDLQQAGGKAIPAPVISRTAGGWWRQLVLGRGSLQGVAPGQAVVAPGGLVGRVVSVTPSTATVALLTDSSSRVGVWVARVRRHGLLVGLGTPRPVLRFIDRDLTVRPGDVIVTSPASTLVPPNLTVGVVQTVDEDAVPAPEAVVQLSAPLDAVDWVQVRPQ
- a CDS encoding rod shape-determining protein, producing MFFRRFQFSRDIGIDLGTANTLMYVSGKGIVLQEPSVVALDLERGVPLAVGDEAKLMLGRTPGNIRAIRPLRDGVIADFDAAEQMIKTFIQKGNEGRGIVAPRLVIGIPSGVTGVERRAVREAGLAGAREVHLIDEPVAAAIGAGLPVTEPVGTMIVDIGGGTTEVAVLSLGGTVLSESVRVAGDELSDSIGVYLKKVHNLVVGERTAEDIKIRIGSAFPDDEHDETSMDVRGLHLLSGLPRTINVRAGDIREAMAEPLNVIVEAVKRTLERTPPELAADIVDRGIMLAGGGAMVRGISDLISHETGILTHIAEDPLLCVVMGCGMVLEDYKRLERVLDTPDFVRMAA